One stretch of Malus domestica chromosome 14, GDT2T_hap1 DNA includes these proteins:
- the LOC114821016 gene encoding V-type proton ATPase subunit E-like has protein sequence MNDADVSKQIQQMVRFIRQEAEEKANEISVSAEEEFNIEKLQLVEAEKKKIRQEYEKKEKQVDVRKKIEYSMQLNASRIKVLQAQDDVVNSMKEAASNELLNVSQDHHAYKKLLKDLIVQSLLRLKEPAVLLRCRKDDLHLVEAVLESAGEEYAGKAKVHSPEIIVDTTVFLPPAPTHHNPHVSSCSGGVVLASRDGKIVCENTLDARLDVVFRKKLPEIRRKLFGQVAA, from the exons ATGAACGACGCAGATGTCTCCAAGCAGATCCAGCAGATGGTGAGGTTCATCCGCCAAGAAGCTGAGGAGAAGGCCAACGAGATCTCCGTATCTGCTGAGGAA GAATTCAACATTGAGAAGTTGCAGCTCGTCGaggcggagaagaagaagatcagGCAAGAGtatgagaagaaggagaagcaaGTCGACGTCCGAAAGAAGAT TGAATACTCGATGCAGCTCAATGCTTCTCGTATTAAAGTTCTTCAGGCTCAGGATGACGTGGTTAACTCCATGAAGGAGGCAGCATCCAACGAGCTTCTGAATGTGAGCCAAGATCACCATGCGTACAAAAAGCTTCTTAAAGATCTCATCGTTCAG AGTTTGCTCAGGCTGAAAGAGCCTGCGGTTTTGTTGCGTTGTCGGAAAGATGACCTACATCTGGTGGAGGCTGTACTGGAATCAGCGGGAGAGGAATATGCAGGCAAAGCAAAAGTTCATTCACCAGAGATTATAGTGGACACTACTGTCTTTCTTCCACCTGCTCCTACCCATCATAATCCCCATGTTTCTTCCTG TTCTGGAGGTGTAGTCCTGGCTTCTCGAGATGGGAAGATTGTGTGTGAGAACACGCTTGATGCACGATTGGATGTTGTATTCCGTAAAAAACTTCCAGAG ATCCGCAGAAAGCTCTTTGGTCAGGTTGCTGCATAA